CGTTTAGACTTTTTGCAATCTCTACAATCTAGTGGCATTAAGTTTGATTTATACGGGCGTAACTTACCAGAATCGGCGAAACAGTCGGGAGAGCTAGGTAATAAGTGGTATGGGATGGCACCATACTATTACAATCTGGCAATTGAAAATTATGCTGATAATAATTGGTATGTGAGTGAAAAACTTTGGGATAGTTTACTTGCATGGTGTCTACCAATTTACTATGGTGGCCCGGCTGCTGACAAATTATTGCCACCTGGTAGTTTTTTGCGGTTGCCCAGTTTAGATGAAAAAGGCATTGCCTACATTCAAGAAGTGACAGCTACACCTGATGCTTGGTATGCAGCCAAAGATGCGATCGCAGAAGCACGTCAAATCATTTTACACAAATTAAACTTACTTAACTGGTTATCAAACTTTGTCGATCAACACTCATAAATTATGAATGGTATTTGTACCCTTGGCAATGATTACGTTTTCGATCAACTGGTGGCTTTGCTCAACAGTATCGATGTTATCTTGGGATCAGAAACTCCTGTTTGCATTTATCCTTTTGACGATCGGACACAACGAATTGCTGATGAAATAGCTAAACGTCCTAATGTATTTCTTTACGATAATCAAGAATCAATCGACCTCTGGGATCGATTTATGTTCTCAGCAGCACCAGAACGATTAAATCGTAGTAAATCACGTTTGTATGGCGCTCACCGTCGTTTTTGTGCATTTGATGGGCCCTTCGATAAGTTTATCTATTTAGATGCAGATACTTTGGTGATGAACTCTCTGGCAGGGGTGTTTGAAAAGCTAGATACTTATGATTTTGTTGTCTACGATTTCCAATTTAAAGACGTTAGTAAAATCTATAATGTTAGTTCTCCAAAATTACTAGAAATTTTTGAGCAAAAACGCATTGATTCCGAAATATTCTGCTCAGGATTTTATGGTTCTAAACGAGGGATGTTTAACTCAGAACAAAGAGATTGGCTAATATCCAATTTACAAAATGGTGAGTCAGAAATTTTGTATGGCGGTGCTGGCGAGCAACCATTAATAAACTATATGGTAATGAGGTCTAATCTTTCTATTTATAACTTTGCTCGCCAACTCCCAGATCATGAAAAAACAGGATGTTCTGCCACATCTAAGCATTTTGAGGAACGAGAAAACCTGCTTTATGACAAAGGTAATCGACTAACTTACATACATTATATTGGTATTCCTCCTAATATTAATCAAGCAGTCTGTGCTGGAGAAAATATTGAGTTTCCCTATCGAGATTTATTTCTCTACTATCGTTATTTACACGAACCGGAAAAGCGCCCAGTCTTTAAAAATCCTCCGAAAAGTTATGATGACGCT
This Nostoc sp. KVJ3 DNA region includes the following protein-coding sequences:
- a CDS encoding Npun_R2821/Npun_R2822 family protein, which produces MNGICTLGNDYVFDQLVALLNSIDVILGSETPVCIYPFDDRTQRIADEIAKRPNVFLYDNQESIDLWDRFMFSAAPERLNRSKSRLYGAHRRFCAFDGPFDKFIYLDADTLVMNSLAGVFEKLDTYDFVVYDFQFKDVSKIYNVSSPKLLEIFEQKRIDSEIFCSGFYGSKRGMFNSEQRDWLISNLQNGESEILYGGAGEQPLINYMVMRSNLSIYNFARQLPDHEKTGCSATSKHFEERENLLYDKGNRLTYIHYIGIPPNINQAVCAGENIEFPYRDLFLYYRYLHEPEKRPVFKNPPKSYDDAPVPNLLTRALRKFKLINQG